In Oryctolagus cuniculus chromosome X, mOryCun1.1, whole genome shotgun sequence, a single window of DNA contains:
- the DYNLT3 gene encoding dynein light chain Tctex-type 3, with amino-acid sequence MEEYHRHCDEVGFNADEAHNIVKECVDGVLGGEDYNQNNINQWTASIVEQSLTHLVKLGKAYKYIVTCAVVQRSAYGFHTASSCFWDTTSDGTCTVRWENRTMNCIVNVFAIAIVL; translated from the exons ATGGAGGAGTATCACCGCCACTGCGACGAG GTTGGCTTCAATGCTGATGAAGCCCACAATATTGTCAAAGAG TGTGTAGATGGAGTGTTAGGAGGTGAGGACTATAATCAGAACAACATCAATCAGTGGACTGCAAGCATAGTAGAACAATCCTTAACACACTTGGTTAAGTTGGGAAAAGCTTATAAATACATTG TGACCTGTGCAGTGGTCCAGAGGAGTGCATATGGCTTTCATACCGCCAGTTCATGCTTTTGGGATACTACTTCTGATG gAACCTGTACTGTAAGATGGGAGAATCGAACCATGAACTGCATTGTCAACGTTTTTGCCATTGCAATTGTCCTGTAA